In Candidatus Sulfurimonas marisnigri, a single genomic region encodes these proteins:
- a CDS encoding nickel-dependent hydrogenase large subunit gives MIKLIEKIEGEAKLNFNFKDNKIDFVDIEFMSTRNIENILKGKSAFDALVINPRVCGICGHAHLIATVEALESCYDNLQISNKAKSLRELTLNFELIQNHFKWFYLTMMPLFGHKQEVLKATYPSQLMGKAIALFGGQYPHTSYAVVGGVVCDITEMDIIKLQHYIEQTVKFVEDNLIKMESESFSTCKSVDNILKYEGDLPDILRQIKKEELLAYGKSYGRFISFGENSYFKKGKSLKTRVNNNIFIEHAKESETATSFAKNVSYKDKYYEVGPLARAMVNKNKLILDAHRKYGDSIFSRILARVSEISQLLKHSKKLIQKLDLNEPSYIEPCIDIKQFSSSGYSAVEAARGTLIHKVELENGFIKNYEIITPTQWNLSGGTREKQGVSQKAMIGLYDIKMAELVFKTFDVCSVCTTH, from the coding sequence ATGATTAAACTAATAGAAAAGATAGAAGGTGAAGCAAAGTTAAACTTTAACTTTAAAGATAATAAGATTGATTTTGTAGATATAGAGTTTATGTCAACAAGAAATATAGAAAATATTTTAAAAGGAAAATCAGCTTTTGACGCACTTGTAATAAATCCGAGAGTATGCGGTATATGTGGTCATGCTCATCTTATTGCTACTGTTGAAGCACTTGAGAGTTGTTATGATAATTTACAAATTTCAAATAAAGCAAAAAGTTTAAGAGAATTGACACTTAATTTTGAGCTTATACAAAACCATTTTAAGTGGTTTTATTTAACAATGATGCCTCTGTTTGGACACAAGCAAGAGGTGCTAAAAGCCACTTACCCGTCTCAGCTTATGGGTAAAGCTATCGCACTCTTTGGAGGACAATATCCACACACCTCTTATGCAGTTGTAGGCGGAGTAGTCTGTGATATAACAGAGATGGATATTATAAAGCTACAGCATTATATAGAGCAAACGGTTAAATTCGTTGAAGATAACTTAATCAAGATGGAGAGTGAAAGTTTCTCTACATGTAAGAGTGTAGACAATATTTTGAAGTATGAAGGGGATTTACCAGACATACTAAGACAAATAAAAAAGGAAGAGTTGTTAGCGTATGGAAAGAGCTATGGAAGATTTATCTCTTTTGGAGAGAATAGCTACTTTAAAAAAGGTAAATCATTAAAAACTAGAGTGAATAACAATATTTTTATAGAACATGCAAAAGAGTCTGAAACGGCTACGTCATTTGCAAAAAATGTAAGCTATAAAGATAAATACTATGAAGTCGGTCCTTTAGCACGTGCTATGGTAAATAAAAATAAACTTATATTAGATGCTCATAGAAAATATGGTGATAGTATATTTAGCAGAATTTTGGCAAGGGTCTCCGAAATATCTCAACTTTTAAAACACTCAAAAAAATTAATACAAAAGTTAGATTTAAATGAACCATCATATATTGAACCATGTATAGATATAAAACAATTCAGCAGCAGTGGGTACTCTGCAGTAGAAGCTGCGCGTGGTACTCTTATACATAAAGTAGAACTTGAGAATGGCTTTATAAAAAACTATGAGATAATAACTCCAACTCAATGGAACCTAAGTGGAGGAACAAGAGAGAAGCAAGGAGTTTCACAAAAAGCTATGATTGGTCTATATGATATTAAAATGGCTGAACTTGTTTTTAAAACATTTGACGTATGCTCAGTCTGCACCACACATTGA